TGCTGGAGTCCTTCGCGAACCGCGAGCGCGAGGTGCGGGAGACGACGTGGTTCCGCGGCGCGTTGGAGGACCGGCTGGACGGCCACGCGCTCACCCAGGTGGACCCCTTCTTCCAGAAGCGCGTGCTCCCCTTCGCGGTGCCAGTGCTCAGCCCCATCAGTGGCGCGCGCATCGGCATCCTGCTGGCGGCCTATGACTGGGGCCGCGTCGGCGCGGAGGTCGAGGACGTGCTGGCGCGCGCGCACTCGCGAGGCCAACGGAGCTTCGCGCTGGAGGTCCTCACGGCGGAGGGGACGCCGCTGTTCGACTCCCGCCAGGAAGGCGACGTCCGCGTCGCCGACGCGCTCCGGTTCGAGGCCCTGGATGACCGGACGGTGGTGGACATCGGAGACGGCTGGCGCTTCGTGGCCACCGTGTCGCCCGACGAGGCCTACACCCCGCTCAAGCGCGGCGCCTTCATCGCGCGCATCCTGGCCCTGGTCGCGCTGTTCGCGAGCATGCTGGGCTCCTGGTGGCTGGCGCGAAGCGTGACGAGGCCCATCACCTCGCTCAGCGACGTGGTGGGCCGCATCGTGCGCGAAGGGGACCTCACCCTGCGGGTGGAGCTGTCCCACCGGAAGGACGAGGTCGGTGAGCTCGCCGCGGCCTTCTCCCGGATGATGACCCACCTGCGCGAGTCCACCGCCAGCCTCCAGCAGGCGACGCGCGTGCTGGGCCAGACGGTGGCCGAGCTGACCAGCGCCTCGGCGCAGCAGGAGCGCAACCTGTCCCGCCAGGCCGCCGCGCTCCAGGAAACGCAGGTGACGGCGCAGGAAATCAAGCAGACGTCCCTCATGGCCGCGGACCGCTCACAGGAAGTGCTCGGCGTCACCACCAGGGCCCGCGAGGTCGGCGCCGCGGGCGAGGCCAACGTCAACGCCAGCCTCCAGGGCTTCGAACACCTGCGGGAGCAGGTGGGCCTGGTGGCCAGCAGCATCTCCTCCCTGGAGGAGCGCACGCGCCAGATTGGCGGCATCACCCAGACGGTGAAGGACCTGGCGGACCAGTCCAACATGCTGGCGCTCAACGCCGCCATCGAAGCGGTTCGCTCCGGCGAACACGGCAAGGGCTTTGGCGTGGTGGCGCGGGAAATCCGAAGCCTGGCGGACCAGTCCATCAGCTCCACCGGCCGCGTCCGCGAAATCCTGGAGGACATCCAACGCGCCATCGGCGCCACCGCCGCGTTGTCCGAAGAAGGCCAGCGGCGCGCCGAGTCCGGACTGGCCCAGGTGAGGACCAGCGGAGAAAGCCTCCGCGCGCTGGCCGGCATCATCCAGGACAACGCCAATGCCGCGCAGCAGATCGCCACCGCGGTGAACCAGCAGAACGCGGGCGTCGCGCAAATCTTCACCGCCGTGACGGACCTGTCCCGGATGATGGACGAAACGCTCCAGGGCATGAAGCAGACCCAGCAGACCACACAGACGCTGCGCGACGTGGCGCAGCGCATGGAAGTGGCCGCGGGCACCTACCGCGTCTGACCTTCCGGGGGGCGTCCCTCCGTAGACGCGGCATTTCCTCGCAGGACGCCAGGCAGGCCCAGGAATCTGGCGTCAAACAGGGCCGCTACCACTGGGGGGTGAGGGACAGACTTTCAGCGCGAGCCTATTCATGGGCCTGACAACCAGACGGACCCGAGGGGACGCCTGAGCAGGCAGGAAGGAAGCTCGCGTTGATGAATTTCACCTCGCACGAATTAATCCTTCGAGACAAGGTCATCGAGGCCCTCAACAGCACGCTGTCCCTTCCCAAGGCGCTCGAGGCCGCCCGGGAACATCTGCTGGCGCTCGCGCCCGCGGACTACCTGGGCCTGTGCCTCATCACCACGGCCCCCGTCGTGGACTTCCGCTGGCTGACGCCGGGGCCCCGCCTCCCGCTGCTCGATGAGTATCCCCGGTGGGCGGACTCCGACTTCGTCCGGGCCCCCATCTTCGCGCAGCCCACCGTGGTGCTCCGGGATGAGCAGATGCTCGCCCGGAGGGACCTGGAGAGCAGCGCGCTCTACCAGCGCAGCAAGGAGCTGGACCTGAGCCTGGAGCACGTCATGGCCGTTCTGATTCCGGTGCTGCCGAACCTCCTGGGCGCCTTCACCCTCTACCGGGACCGCCTGCGCTCCTTCTCCGACCAGGAGGCCGCGCTGATGTCCAGCCTCACGCGGCACTTCTTCAATGCCATGCGCAACTCGCAGGAAATGCAGACCG
This genomic window from Myxococcus hansupus contains:
- a CDS encoding methyl-accepting chemotaxis protein gives rise to the protein MRFLDGLKLRARLTLAVFLLVIGAIAPLNLFGNHFAEEALKEQIHATLQAEAEGLRELVEAAVTEREGNARSWAEDSIVRGALLFDTFEKSDAVLASLQKRHASFAGLVLFSEDGRALSASAPGLLESFANREREVRETTWFRGALEDRLDGHALTQVDPFFQKRVLPFAVPVLSPISGARIGILLAAYDWGRVGAEVEDVLARAHSRGQRSFALEVLTAEGTPLFDSRQEGDVRVADALRFEALDDRTVVDIGDGWRFVATVSPDEAYTPLKRGAFIARILALVALFASMLGSWWLARSVTRPITSLSDVVGRIVREGDLTLRVELSHRKDEVGELAAAFSRMMTHLRESTASLQQATRVLGQTVAELTSASAQQERNLSRQAAALQETQVTAQEIKQTSLMAADRSQEVLGVTTRAREVGAAGEANVNASLQGFEHLREQVGLVASSISSLEERTRQIGGITQTVKDLADQSNMLALNAAIEAVRSGEHGKGFGVVAREIRSLADQSISSTGRVREILEDIQRAIGATAALSEEGQRRAESGLAQVRTSGESLRALAGIIQDNANAAQQIATAVNQQNAGVAQIFTAVTDLSRMMDETLQGMKQTQQTTQTLRDVAQRMEVAAGTYRV